The nucleotide window CCACCCCTGTATGTGTTCAGGCTCTTGGCTTCTTGAACTGTTAGGTGCATCTTAACGGCCTTCCTCGCTGCGTGTGCCTCAGAGCAACCTGCTGTGTCTTAAAGGCACTTCTGACCAAGTTACCCTCCCACCAGAAACCCTTCTCTCAGCTCTGGAGATTCAAGTCCAGACTCCAGGGTTTACCACTCTGAGCCCCTGCCTTCCCCACTGACCTCATCTCTCTGCACCCCCTGCCTCACAAATTAGTTTTCACAGGGAACAGCTTGTTCTCTGTTCCCTGGCACGTCACGCTGTTCTGTGTCTCGGGCCTTTGCTCATTCTGTCTCCCCTGCTTAGAAggcccttcctcctttcctcacaCACTGACTCCTCATCCTAAGACTCAACTCCAGGCAGCACCCCTGAACCCACAGGCTGGGCCAAAGCGACTTTCCTGGGAGCCCATCCCCCCCTTCACTTGGCTCTGTCCTCACGCCACCCCGATGGTATTGAAATCAGCTGTGGAATTCTCTCTTGGAATTCATGtctgtcctccccaccccaaaaaTGTTCCCAGGACAGGTGTTCATTAAACGTTCACAAACTAAATTAAACAAACTTCCAAATTGGGCTTTGTGGTTCAATTTTTTCCACTTAGGGGgccgggggagggagggaaaggactgCTTTTCACCCATATACCAACCTGATTCCAAGTTACGGGTCTGCCCAGCCTTGACTCATGGGAACCTCTCTCAGTGATGCTTCCCTGAACTGCCAGGAGCCCAGTGGTACAGCCATCGGCATTCTCACAAGTTCAGACTCAAGGAAATGCAAGAGCATGGAATCATTGtgtcaaaatatttttgcattaatAGCCTTTATCTGAACTTTTTAAAGATGttgtattttattatgtttatatttattcagtttacttgaatatgaatttttattattctaaagCTGCTTGTTTAAAGTTCTTATGCATTGATCTTATAACTAGGCTAGGATCTAACATGTAGGAAATtgttatgtattaatatttgagGAAATGGTGATATAAAGagctaagtttaaaaaatatacatatcacATGTGATATGTAGGGAAAATCTTAAGTACTCAAGGAAGGAACTGACAATTACACAAGGTAGGATATTTTAGTCTGTGTAAAACATTGAAGAGTGCATTAATGCTTGCCATTGGATTTGATATGTCTCCAAAATAGTTCactgctattttctttctttaaaaaaaaaacaaaactttagggTCAATTGGATCTCTTAAGGAGCAATACAGGACTTCTGTATAGAATAAAGGATTCTCAGAATGCTGGGTAAGcacctgatttttatttttaatattgtaaaagTAATATATGTTTGGGTAGGAAAGGCCAGTACAGAATTGCATCATGTAAACCTGGTCCTGCAAATCATCTTACCTCCCACAGGAGTTCCATTCCCCAGAGATAGTGACTCTAAATAATTTGGTATATATCCTTTCTTAtaggtatatataaatatatatagattattatatatttatataccatatatttatatataatctcttttcttttttttttttttttaacaaatttggATCATGCTATCCATACTGTTTTGCAACttgttttttttcacttactGTATCTTGGACATCTTTTCATTCTGGTACATACAGCCCtgtctcattctttttaaggTAAGCCCTTTTGGTAAATAAGTCAATGTGATGACTTGTCTACTCATTCCTTTAAGTGATTGTATAGATGATTAGATTAGCCTGAACCTCTTTGCCtttttaattctgctttattCCCCTGCAGTAAAATGAAAGGATCAGATAACCAAGAAAAACTAGTGTATCAGATCATAGAGGATGCAGGAAATAAAGGTAAGTTTTAGAGGAACAAGCAGAAAAAACATTGTCTCTCAGACCAGATATTAGGGACGGAGATCCTGGCTTCCCAGGGTGTAGAGTAGTCAGTTCAGTCTGCTGAACTTTGTGttcaaaggagaagaaaatataacacacatactcacacacgcatatgtatacatatttataatgtaCATATGTTTGAAGGCACCCAAGAGTGATGCTGTTGTTGCCTCAAGGGAGGCAGGAACTAGATGGCCACGGGCGGAGATGGAAAGAAACTTCTGAATTCTGAACCATGTACATGTATTATCTGaagcaaataaattaaaactgaagGGTTTTTTTATCCTCACTTTCTAAATTTTGGAAGCCTTCGTTTCTTCCTCTTATCTGTAAACTGTGGATCATAACATCTCTTTGGTTTTTGTAGGAAACCATGGGACACCTAGTGCCCCATGGCAGTGTCTGATGTAGCTCCCTCCACAGCTGTTTAGTTCCTCTCCTGTTGCCCTCAAAGAACGGGATCTAAATTGCTGTTATTACAATTTAAGACCTGTTTGAGTCATTGATATTAGCTTCAGCAATTATGATGTAACCTAAAATTGTACAATTTTTCTATGTGTTAGGaagttaaattacattttaaaaataaatatgaagacaGCATtctctatttaaaacaaaatcttcCTATCTTATGCCTTTTTGTTGGGaagaaaatacagcaaaatatttttacataaattcCCTTTATACGTATAATActtatttccttctttgaaagaaaaatcgTAGCTTTCTGCACAGGTTCTTAGTGACTGTAAGAACTGTAatctttctgttttccaaatatagtggacatacatacacatagatGCTctctaaaggttttttttttttaattactctcCATTGAGGATGGCAACTGACCCTGACCCAAACTTAAGTTTGTTTTTCACAGTATACGATCTAAagtgaaattttagaaaaaagagGCTGGAATGTAGGAGGGCACGGAAAGGCCAATGTATGTTAATTCAATGACATCAAGATTTTCCTTCCTTTAGAAAAATGTCccttatcatatgatttttaaaagataccatGTTAGCATTCCAAGAAATTTCCAGTTAGAAAATGGAACATACAacttttttgcatatttttgttACTTTATCTGAGATTCTTACCTGTGCGTCATTTTTCCTATAGCAATGCTCCaggattatatacatattttgctAGATTTACAATGAGATATAAGCAatgggaaaagaaacacaaatcctATAGTATTAAACTTATCTTACTTTACTTTCTTACAGGAATATGGAGCAGAGATATCCGATACAAAAGCAACTTGCCATtaacagaaattaacaaaattctAAAGAATTTGGAAAGTAAAAAGCTTATCAAAGCCGTTAAGTCTGTGGCAGTGAGTAAcagtctcttttcttctcttgaatGTTCACTGTACATATATTGCTCCAAGTATATTTCAGGTGTTTATCGTTCTTTCGGCTATGTCATGATTTAAAACAACTGatcaaaaaacattttcaaaattgtaGCTCACATTGGACCATTTGGAGATGCTGCTTTAGTCCATTAGCTATAACAGATGTACTCTGATAATGTCGGGTGTTAATAGGGGAAGCCAAGCACAAGGCGACTTGGTATGTTGTCCTGTAGTCCCAGTAATTCTGTAAATCCCACACTGGTGTGAAATATAAAGTTTTGGGGTTTTTAAGTCTTAGTTTTGGAAAACTGCTTTGTTACCTTTTAACCGTCTGCTGTGTATGTGGTTTTTTCCCCTAGGCCTCAAAAAAGAAGGTGTATATGCTCTATAACCTGCAGCCAGACCGCTCTGTGACAGGTGGGGCCTGGTACAGTGACCAGGATTTTGAATCTGAATTTGTGGAGGTGCTTAACCAACAGTGTTTTAAATTCCTACAAACCAAGGTGAGCTATAACTGAGGAAACATCCCTCcaagtggtttttcttttttttttttaagttttttcataAGCAATGTTTAATCGTACATATTGTATCTTATAGGAATTGAAAATACTGAAATTGGTCCTTTTTCCTAAACAAAATAGGTCCTGTTGTTGATTATCCTCTATAGAAATTGTGTTCAGAAGGTACTGGTATTCTTcatgaaatttatatttctaccCTAATAGGCAGAAACCGCACGAgaaagcaaacagaatccaatgaTACAAAGAAATAGTTCATTTGCTTCATCACATGAAGTGTGGAAGTATATCTGTGAATTGGGAATCAGTAAGGTCAGAGCCCAGTCTctaattttcatcttatttttaaaaacttttgcttcATTGTAGGGATATGGTTTACACTGTATTCTAAACACATCTGGCCCAGACCCTCTTCTCAGGTGATATCTGTGTATGTTCTACAGAATCCGCAAAATGTAGAACCCACTGTCCTAAGCCAGGCAGGCAAAGGCAGTCCTGGCCGTCAGGCACTTTCTGAACTGTATGTCTTTGAGCTTGGGCTCCAGAGCAGCAGGGTGGAAGCCTGGCCATGCATTTCACTACCAGATGCAAAAGTCTGTTCTGACAAGTTCTTGACTCTCCTGGGGACATTTCAACATATGTGCCAAACATCCGTCATTAGTATCGGTTGTCATTTATTGGTAGCTTCCTACTTAGGAGATGTAAGTGGCACTGTCAGCACATTCTTTGGAAGATCTGTACATATGGACACTGTGCTTAATTGCCCCTCACCATCAGAGAAGATGCTGAAGTGGCTGCTTGGAcaagtcattttcatttctgctctccagttctcttttatttaaaaaaaacagcacaGGAATTTGGACTATTTGCTGTCTAAAGTACCTTTCTGCTTAAGCATTTTTATAAATCTCCATCAGATTCTTGCTAAAGAAATGTGACAAGTCTAGATCCTCCTAGGAGGGCGAAGACATCAGCAGGTATCAAGCTCAGCAGTGAGCTCAGTGCTCTATCCCTGGAATCTGAGTGGTCTACTCTCACTCAGGCCATTGTTCAACTTCTTTGTGATTTCAGTTACTGTAGCACAATCCTTCCCCACTTCATCAAGAATTGTGACCTTTTACTGTTATCAGCACCCTCCAGAAGGATGACTCCTTGTTTTGAGTCCTTTCTAACATACTGCTTTTGTAGGTGGAGCTGTCCATGGAGGACATAGAGACCATCTTGAATACACTCATTTATGATGGGAAAGTAGAGATGACGATCATTGCTGCCAAAGAGGGCACCGTTGGCAGTGTGGACGGACACATGAAACTCTACCGGGCGGTCAGTCCCATCATCCCGCCTACAGGCTTGGTCCGGGCACCCTGCGGACTCTGCCCAGTGAGTTAAAATGGCTTCTCTTTCTACTTTACTGCCTGCGACTGCAGATGCCACCTAACTTAACGTACCAGCAAGAGCTGCTGAAAGCACCATGTAACCTTGATGACAGACCTTTAGTGAGCATGTCATCACCTTACATTCTTCCCTATAATAACCACCTTAAGGAAATTGGTTTTCTGCTCTTGATCCCAAAATGCACAATTCTTTtcttaaccttttattttttattggggtatagccgattaaccaTGTGATAGTTTTAGAtgcacagcagagtgattcagccATACTTACtcatgtatctattctcctccaaactccccttccatccaggctgccacatactTTGAGCATACATTGAGAGTTCCCTGCAAAATGCAGTTTTTGCTGAGGGCTAACCATTTCACCTAAGTAGGGAGGGTAATGGGGTTTGGTGAGAACCTGCTGTGGGCCAGACATGTTTTTGAAAATGTCTGTGGTCTCATAATCCTCCTGCACCCTTAGAGCTAGTGGTATTAGTGTGAGGGGACTTAGGGCAAGGAAGATTGAGAGCATTCAGCTGAGACTTGACAACCAGGCCTCACACCCGGAGGTGACATGTTCTCCCTTGTAGCACGCCCACACTCGTCATTTGTTCGTTCCCACCCATGCTGCAGGCTCTGTCCCTGCTCTTGTGGTGTGTATATTCTCGGACTGCCTGTCTGCTTTCTATTGTCTACAGCTCATGCCCTGGTTTCAACTCCCAGAAAAAAGGCTACTCTGTTGGGAATTCTATTTAGCACTTTCACAAAAAGGAAGGTGACTAAATATGAAACACTTGATTAGTTAAGATTAAGTCATTTGTGTGTACAGATCTCCGATCCTGGACCGTTGCCTGCCTTCTGCCCAGTGGACAGGTAGACTAGTCAGCTTAGTGCTGTGGCAACCATGATCAGAGCAGGACTTCTTCCAGGACCTAACCTTTCACtttgaaagttttgtttttaatattgctTTAAATAAATGCTTGAAATATTGGATATTTTGTTagaatttttagttttagttgaTATTTAAGACATTACCTATAATatactaattttaaaacttgagttTGAATgtaaccttttttcttttctaaaggtTTTTGATGACTGCCATGAAGGTGGTGAGATTTCACCATCTAACTGTATTTACATGACAGAGTGGCTCGAATTTTAATAGAGAACTATGAACTTTGCTGACGTTTTGCAAATGAAGTTACTTCAGGAGCAAATAATTTAATTCATGATGGAACATCACACTCCCTTGACAGCATTCAAGGTACAGACTTGCGgctacagaaaaatatttttttttaatctatgaagACTAAATTTATATTGATAGTATAGTCAGCAGGGTATGAAACAGATAATAAGGTTAGTGGAGAAATCCATTCTTCAGTAAGTAAAATACTTAGAACCTCTGGAAGACCACCTGTTGGAACTTTCAAGATTTCTGATGATTCACAAGAAAAGAAGCCAGCGAGTCAGTATTCGCCAAGGACTGTGATAATGGCCAGAACTTTAAAATGCCTGTTTTAAAGGTGTTTATCAAGGTCTTCATTGGGAATTTTTTACATATGGCTCAGTGTCAccatttctgttttctccacgGTTTCATTGAGAAGAAACGAAAAGTGGGGAAGGAGGAATAGCAGGGGAGGACGCAGACTTGGAGCATGAGGTGGGAGACAGCAGAGCATCCCTTTCCACACACTACTGATGCCTTTTTATGTCAGAAATGTTCTTTCTGAGGATTACATTGGTGTACTTACCTCAAACCCAAACGGTGACTGTTGTCAAGGACATGTTTTCAGTGCATAAATGTTCATTGTTCTCATCCTAAAGGGAATATCTTCCCTGGCTCTTTGTTGTTAAAGTCTGTGGCTTAATTGTATTATTTGCTAGAATTTTCCCCTAGATTCTtatttaactaaaattaaaactaaaaataatccaTTGCCTTCCATTCCTTTGGGGGGGGGAAGGGAGTATCATTCTTCTTTCCTTATCCTATCTTCAATTTGTTTCCATATATAACAGGTCTGAACTAAGCAAGAAGTTGTTATAACTGTCCTCAGTTTCAATAGCACTTTCAGTCCCAATCCTTAGGTGAACAGAAAACAATAGGTCACTTCATGTTTTGTTGCACAGAATTCAGCTATAGGGCTTTTTAGGATCTCAGCTGTTGTACTTTCACTTTGTGGCGCCACTTA belongs to Bos indicus isolate NIAB-ARS_2022 breed Sahiwal x Tharparkar chromosome 13, NIAB-ARS_B.indTharparkar_mat_pri_1.0, whole genome shotgun sequence and includes:
- the POLR3F gene encoding DNA-directed RNA polymerase III subunit RPC6 isoform X1, with protein sequence MAEVKVKVQPPDADPVEIENRIIELCHQFPHGITDQVIQNEMPHIEAQQRAVAINRLLSMGQLDLLRSNTGLLYRIKDSQNAGPVSFFLSKMKGSDNQEKLVYQIIEDAGNKGIWSRDIRYKSNLPLTEINKILKNLESKKLIKAVKSVAASKKKVYMLYNLQPDRSVTGGAWYSDQDFESEFVEVLNQQCFKFLQTKAETARESKQNPMIQRNSSFASSHEVWKYICELGISKVELSMEDIETILNTLIYDGKVEMTIIAAKEGTVGSVDGHMKLYRAVSPIIPPTGLVRAPCGLCPVFDDCHEGGEISPSNCIYMTEWLEF
- the POLR3F gene encoding DNA-directed RNA polymerase III subunit RPC6 isoform X3 — encoded protein: MAEVKVKVQPPDADPVEIENRIIELCHQFPHGITDQVIQNEMPHIEAQQRAVAINRLLSMGQLDLLRSNTGLLYRIKDSQNAGPVSFFLSKMKGSDNQEKLVYQIIEDAGNKGIWSRDIRYKSNLPLTEINKILKNLESKKLIKAVKSVAASKKKVYMLYNLQPDRSVTGGAWYSDQDFESEFVEVLNQQCFKFLQTKVELSMEDIETILNTLIYDGKVEMTIIAAKEGTVGSVDGHMKLYRAVSPIIPPTGLVRAPCGLCPVFDDCHEGGEISPSNCIYMTEWLEF
- the POLR3F gene encoding DNA-directed RNA polymerase III subunit RPC6 isoform X2, whose protein sequence is MAEVKVKVQPPDADPVEIENRIIELCHQFPHGITDQVIQNEMPHIEAQQRAVAINRLLSMGQLDLLRSNTGLLYRIKDSQNAGKMKGSDNQEKLVYQIIEDAGNKGIWSRDIRYKSNLPLTEINKILKNLESKKLIKAVKSVAASKKKVYMLYNLQPDRSVTGGAWYSDQDFESEFVEVLNQQCFKFLQTKAETARESKQNPMIQRNSSFASSHEVWKYICELGISKVELSMEDIETILNTLIYDGKVEMTIIAAKEGTVGSVDGHMKLYRAVSPIIPPTGLVRAPCGLCPVFDDCHEGGEISPSNCIYMTEWLEF